The Streptomyces sp. NBC_00459 DNA segment CCATCAGGTCACCGGTGTCGAGAAGGACCCGAGGATGCTCGGCGCGGCCCGGGAGGCGCTGGCCGCCGAGCCCGAGGGCATCCGTGACCGCGTCCGGCTCCTGGAGAGCGACGGCCGCGACACCGGGGTGCACTTTCTGCCGGGCAGTTTCGACGTCGTGCTCTGTCATGGCGTACTGATGTACGTCGAACTGCCGGACGCCCTGCTGGCGGGGCTGGCGCGGATGCTGGCGCCGGGCGGGCTGCTGTCGCTGCTGGTGCGCAACGGCGACGCGCTGGCCATGCGGCCGGGGCTCTCCGGGGACTGGGCGGGTGCGGTGGGTGCCTTCGACACCGACTCCTACACGAACCGGCTCGGCCTTGAGGTGCGCGCGGACCGGCTCTCCACCCTCACCGGCACGCTCGCGGGCATCGGGGCGCCGCTGCACGCGTGGTACGGGGTGCGGGTGTTCACGGACACGGCGGACGACTCCGTCGAGGTTGTTCAGGCCGAGGTGGACGCCCTCCTGGCCGTGGAGGAGCGGGCTGGGCGGACCGATCCCTATCGGCAGGTTGCTGCGTTGTTGCACTTGTGCGGCGTGCGGGGCTGATTCCCGGGTGCTTCATATGCGGGTCCGTCGGGGCTGGTCGCGCAGTTCCCCGCGCCCCTGAGACGCCCCTGAAGGGGCGCTTTTAGGGGCGCCCCTTCAGCACCGCTACGCCTCCTGGGCGTCCTTCAGGCTCATCGGGCCGTAGATCTGTGTGGTGTCCTCGAACAGCCGTACCTGGTCCGCGCCGCCCGCGAGAAGGTCCTTCCAGTACTCGCCGATCCAGGACTCGGCGTCCCCCTGCGTCGTGAACTCCTCGGGCTCCACCGCGGGCTGGACCTCCGCCCCGTCGGTCTTCTCGAACCGCCACGTCCATGCCGCCATGTACGCCTCCAAGATATGAACCGCTGCAGACCAGGAGCCGGATCTTGATCCGCTCCAGCCCCCGAGCCTAGCCGGACGCGCAAGACCTGCGGGGACACGCGAAAATCAGGTTCGTGGAACTCACTCTGCTCGGTACCGGTGCCCCCGCGGGTCTTCCCCGCCCCGACTGTGCGTGCGCGGCCTGTAGCGGCGCGCTCGGTGTGCACGCGCGGGCGGCCACCGCGCTGCTCGTGGACGGCACGCTGCTGCTCGACCTCACCCCCGGCGCCGTACTGGCGGCGGCGCGCGCCGGGCACTCGCTGGGCGGTGTGCGGCAGGTGCTGCTGTCGCATCCGCACGACGGGCCCGCCGTCGAGGTGCCGGCGGGGCTCCCGCAGCCCGGACGGGTGCCGGACGGGCGGGAGTTGGCGCTGCTGACCGGGCACCGGGTGCGCGCGGTCCCGATGGACGCGCCGGGTACGGGGTACGCGGTGACCGGTCCCGACGGGCAGCGCCTGCTGTATCTGCCCCCGGGCGCGGCGCCGGCCGGGCTCGACGGGACCGGTCCCTCGTACGACATGGTCCTCGCGGACGTCGTCGGGCGGCCTGACGCCCTGGCCCGGCTGCGGGCGGTGGGCGCGCTCGGGCCGGCCACGGATGTGGTCGCCGTCCATCTGGACCATGACGTGCCGCCGGGTGCCGAGCTGCGGCGTCGGCTCGCGGCGGCGGGCGCGCGGGCGGTGGCGGACGGTACGACGTTGACGGTCGGGGTCTACGAGGACGTACCGGACGTGCCCCGGCGGACGCTGGTGCTGGGCGGGGCGCGGTCCGGGAAGTCGGTGGAGGCGGAGCGGCGGCTGGAGGCGTTCCCGGACGTGCTGTACGTGGCCACGGGCGGGACGCGCAACGGGGACGGGGAGTGGGCGGCGCGGGTGCACGCGCATCGGGAGCGGCGGCCTGGTTCGTGGCGTACCACCGAGACCTGTGACCTCGTACCGCTGCTGAAGGACGTGGGGGCGCCGCTGCTCATCGACTGTCTGTCGCTGTGGCTGACGGACGCGATGGACCAGGTGGGGGCGTGGGACGACGCGGAGTGGGCGGGGGGCGGGGAGAAGGAGTTGCGGAGGCGGGTACGGGAGTTGACGGCGGCGGTCCGGTCCACGCGACGGACCGTGGTCGCCGTGTCCAACGAGGTGGGGTCGGGGATCGTGCCGGCGACGGCGTCCGGGCGCCGGTACCGGGACGAGCTGGGGCGGCTGAACTCGGCGTTCGGGGCCGAGTGCGAGCACGTGCTGTTGGTGGTGGCCGGGCAGGCGGTGCCGCTGCGGGGGTGAGGGGCGCTGCCGCGGGCTGGGCCGGCTTTCGGCTGCGGGCCCGGTGGGACTGGTCGCGCCAGCGCGGCGGTAGCCGCAAATCAAGTACAGCCCCGCGCCCCCAAAGGCGCCCCGGTCGGCCGGAGGTCGCAGGCCGGTCGCAGCTATGTGAGAGTGCCCCTCCTCGCGATGATCCGGTACGTGTTCGCGAAGCGGGTTCTGCGCAGGAGCGGGGCCAGTGCGTGGTCGAGGACCGAGGCCACCGCCAGGAAGGGGACCGCCGCCCGGAGCAGAGGTGTGCGGCGGGCCGGAAGCACCCGGGTCACCGCCAGGGTGAGGGCGCCTGTCAGGTCGTAGGGGACATGGGGTGCCCGGCGGTCCGTCGCGATGATCGTGCAGTGCTGGGACTCCAGTTCCGCCACCAGGTTGGCCAGCGGCATGAGGTGCAGGTGGCGGGGCTGGGCGTACCAGGGCCACCACTTGCCCAGCAGAGCGCCGAACGCGCAGTGCGGGTCCGGGACTTCGATCAGGAGGTGGCCGCCGGGGCGCAGGGCCCGCAGGGCGGCGCGGAGTTCCTCGCGGGGGTCCGGGGTGTGTTCCAGGTGGTGGAACATGCTGACGACGTCGTAGCGGGCGTGCAGGCGGTTGACGATCTTCTCGTCGGTGAGGCGGCCCCGGTGGGCCTCCTCGATGTGGCCGGATGCGCGGGCCTTCTGGACGCGGCGGGTGGTGTCCACGCCGTCGAAGGCCGTGTACGGGAAAAAGCGCTTCGCCGCCGCCGGGAAGGCTCCTTCGCCCGTCCCCACGTCGAGCCAGCTCTCCGGTTCCGGGAAGGGGAGCATCGCCCGGGCCGCGGCACGGTGGCGGCGGGGCGCGACCGGGTGCGGGACGTCGGGCAGGTCCTGGTGGTGGAGGGCGAGGCCCTCCGCGGTGAGGCGCGGGTTCTGGAAGGCGTGGGCGCAGTCGCGGCACTCGTCGACGACGAACGTGCCCGGCCCGCGCCGCCGGAGGTCAGACGTGCGCAGGCGGGTGCGCAACCGTCTGGATCCGCACCAGGGGCAGTCCTCGCGGCGCGGTTCGTGGAACCCGTCGGTCCCGGTCTCCTGCGGGGCGGTCGCCTTGGGGGCGGGGGACATGGGCGGCTCCTGCTGAAGCGGTGCACCGAAGCGGTGCACCGGTGTGCGGTGCGCTGGGGCGCCGTGCGACATTACGTCTCAAAACGTTACGTAGGGGATGGCGATCCCGGGTGCAATGACATGGCTCCAACGTGACGGCGCCCTGTTCGATCGCTGCCGGTACTGTTCGGCGAATGAGCTCGCTTAATCTCGACGACTTCACCGATCTGATCGAGCGCCCCGACGGCGGTGTGCGCCGCGACGCGGAGGCGCGGCGGGAGCGCCAGATCGTGCCGCCCGGATCACTCGGACGCCTCGACGACCTGGGTGAGTGGCTGGCGGCGGCACAGTCCTCGGTACCGGTACGGGTGGTGGAACGGCCGCGTGTCGTGTTGTTCGCGGGGGATCACGGGGTCGCCGGGCTGGGTGTGTCGGCGCGTCCCGCCGGCAGTGCCGACCAGTCCGTGCGGGCCGTGCTGGACGGCTCCAGCCCCGTCGCCGTGCTCGCGCGGCGGCTCGGGGTGCCCGTGCGTGTCGTCGACATGGCGCTGGACTGCGAGCCGGACACGCTGCCCGACGAGGTCGCGGGACACCGGACGCGGCGCGGCAGCGGGCGGATCGACGTCGAGGACGCGATGACACTTGAGGAGGCGGAGGCGGCCTTCCTGGCCGGGGTCGCCGTGGCCGACGAGGAGGCCGACTCCGGTACGGATCTGGTGGTGCTCGGCGATGTGAGCGTGGGCGGGACCACGGCCGCGTCGGTGCTGGTGGCCGCGTTGTGCGGGACCGACGCGTCGGTCGTCACGGGGCGCGGCGGGCTGCCGATCGACGACCTGGCGTGGATGCGCAAGTGCGCCGCGGTCCGCGACGCGCTGCGGCGCGCCCGGCCGGTGCTCGGGGACCAGCTGCAGCTGCTGGCGACGGTGGGCGGCGCCGACCTCGCCGCGACGACCGGGTTCCTGCTGCAGAGCGCGGTGCGCAAGATGCCGGTGATCCTGGACGGCGTGGTGTCGGCCGCGTGCGCGCTGGTCGGGCAGCGGGTCGCCTTCCGGGCGCCGGACTGGTGGCTCGCCGGCCACAACAGCGGGGAGCCGGCCCAGGCGAAGGCGCTCGACCGGATGGCGCTGGAGCCGCTGCTCGACCACGGGGTGACCGTGGGCGAGGGGGCCGGGGCACTGCTGGCCCTTTCGCTGGTGCAGGCCGCGGCGGCACTGGCGGCGGAGCTGCCCGAGGCTCCGGAGGCATCCGAGCAGGAGGACGCGAAGGAGCCGGAGGAGTCGGAGGAGTCCGAGCAGCCCAAGGAGTCCGAGCAGTCCGAGCAGTCCGAGCAGTCCGAGGCTCTCTGACCATTGATGGACATATGGGGCATGCAGCTCAACATGCCCCATATGATCACTGTTCATGGGAGATGCCCGGCTCACGCCGAACGTTCAGCGAAGTGCCAGCACCACCGCCTCACGGCGCGCCGCCGCGTTCGCGGTCTGGTATCTGCGGGTCGTCACCTTCGTCAATCTCCTCAGCGCGGTGTGGGTCTCTTTCGGGAACGACGTGCGGCGGCACAACGAGGAGAACTTCT contains these protein-coding regions:
- a CDS encoding class I SAM-dependent methyltransferase — its product is MSPAPKATAPQETGTDGFHEPRREDCPWCGSRRLRTRLRTSDLRRRGPGTFVVDECRDCAHAFQNPRLTAEGLALHHQDLPDVPHPVAPRRHRAAARAMLPFPEPESWLDVGTGEGAFPAAAKRFFPYTAFDGVDTTRRVQKARASGHIEEAHRGRLTDEKIVNRLHARYDVVSMFHHLEHTPDPREELRAALRALRPGGHLLIEVPDPHCAFGALLGKWWPWYAQPRHLHLMPLANLVAELESQHCTIIATDRRAPHVPYDLTGALTLAVTRVLPARRTPLLRAAVPFLAVASVLDHALAPLLRRTRFANTYRIIARRGTLT
- a CDS encoding bifunctional adenosylcobinamide kinase/adenosylcobinamide-phosphate guanylyltransferase, which codes for MELTLLGTGAPAGLPRPDCACAACSGALGVHARAATALLVDGTLLLDLTPGAVLAAARAGHSLGGVRQVLLSHPHDGPAVEVPAGLPQPGRVPDGRELALLTGHRVRAVPMDAPGTGYAVTGPDGQRLLYLPPGAAPAGLDGTGPSYDMVLADVVGRPDALARLRAVGALGPATDVVAVHLDHDVPPGAELRRRLAAAGARAVADGTTLTVGVYEDVPDVPRRTLVLGGARSGKSVEAERRLEAFPDVLYVATGGTRNGDGEWAARVHAHRERRPGSWRTTETCDLVPLLKDVGAPLLIDCLSLWLTDAMDQVGAWDDAEWAGGGEKELRRRVRELTAAVRSTRRTVVAVSNEVGSGIVPATASGRRYRDELGRLNSAFGAECEHVLLVVAGQAVPLRG
- a CDS encoding class I SAM-dependent methyltransferase, with translation MVARQLDEQIAGRFPVGQRLRVLDVGMGQGTQALRLARAGHQVTGVEKDPRMLGAAREALAAEPEGIRDRVRLLESDGRDTGVHFLPGSFDVVLCHGVLMYVELPDALLAGLARMLAPGGLLSLLVRNGDALAMRPGLSGDWAGAVGAFDTDSYTNRLGLEVRADRLSTLTGTLAGIGAPLHAWYGVRVFTDTADDSVEVVQAEVDALLAVEERAGRTDPYRQVAALLHLCGVRG
- the cobT gene encoding nicotinate-nucleotide--dimethylbenzimidazole phosphoribosyltransferase — its product is MSSLNLDDFTDLIERPDGGVRRDAEARRERQIVPPGSLGRLDDLGEWLAAAQSSVPVRVVERPRVVLFAGDHGVAGLGVSARPAGSADQSVRAVLDGSSPVAVLARRLGVPVRVVDMALDCEPDTLPDEVAGHRTRRGSGRIDVEDAMTLEEAEAAFLAGVAVADEEADSGTDLVVLGDVSVGGTTAASVLVAALCGTDASVVTGRGGLPIDDLAWMRKCAAVRDALRRARPVLGDQLQLLATVGGADLAATTGFLLQSAVRKMPVILDGVVSAACALVGQRVAFRAPDWWLAGHNSGEPAQAKALDRMALEPLLDHGVTVGEGAGALLALSLVQAAAALAAELPEAPEASEQEDAKEPEESEESEQPKESEQSEQSEQSEAL